TATGATACAAAACATGCTTTACTGCATTGGTTTGATGGCAGTAAAAAACAACTTCAAAAAGCCATGGATATGGATTTTTTTGTATCTTTTGGTCCTGTAATGATTTATGCAAATGATAAACAAAGTTTATTGTCAAAGGCTGATGAATCAAAAATTCTTGTTGAGACTGATGGACCTGTTAGATTTTCCAGATGTTTTGAAATGAAATCTGGACAGATCAGCTTTATTCCTAGCGTCATTTTTTGCGCCTCAAAAGTTCTTGAAAAAACATTTGATGACATGTCATGTCTTTTGGAGCAAAATACAAAACGCTATCTTGGAATATAGGTATAAAATACCCTCTTCGTTAATTCATGCGTGGATAGAATAAAGCGTCTTTCATTTGAAGTATTAACGGACCATAAGACAAAATTTGGTGAAGATTTTACTGAAAACAAAAAAGCACTAAATCAAGTTTCTATTATCCGCTCAAAAGGATTGAAAAATAAAGTTGCAGGATACATTACACGATTTAATAAAAAACAAATTCTCAACGAACAATACAAACAAGATAATGTTGATTCTTCAAATGATGAGGAACAAGATTCTTCATTAGAGATTGTAGACTCTGAAGATATTTCTGAAACAGTTGAAGAAATTACTCTTACAAACGAGGAAGTTGAAACAATTACTTCTACCGCAGAATCTGTAGAAGAGAAATCTGAGTAATTAATCAAATATTAATCTCTAAATTGTACATAAGATATTGATATGATTGCTGTAAAATTAGTCGGTGGTGCAAAAAAATCATTTAATTCTGAACAATTTCAAATTGAAAAATCCGATATATCTGTTAATGAATTACTTGAGCATTTGTTAAAAATTAAACCTAATGATACTTCTGAGCTTGATATTGAAAATATTCTAATTGCAATTAATGGTTCTGATTCTTCAGCCATGAATGGAAAAGATACTATCATCTCTGATGGTGATGTTGTAAGTATAATTCCTGTCATTCATGGTGGTTCCTCAAAAAAATTAACTTTTGAAATTGAAAAAAAGCAAATTCACATTATTGAAATTTGTGGCCAAAAAAAAATTGATATTCAATTTCTTGATGATTTAAGAGAAAAATATCCTAAATTAAAATTTCAAGTTATCTCAAGTAATTTTGTTTTAAATGCTTCTCATTTAAAGAAAATCTTATCGATTTCAATGAATGCAGAAAAAAACAACATTTTACTATCAAACAAGCTTGAAACTGATATTTTAATGAGATTTGCATCGACGTTACAAATTTCTAATGCAATTTCTTCTGTTGGTTTGAAACCTTCAGTTAATTTTATTTTAATTGTAATTGGAAATAAAAATCACTTTAATTCTGTATATTCTGAATTGTCTCCATTATGTGTAAATTTATTTTTGAAAAATCATTCTTCGTTTATTAAAAAGCATTTCAATATTTCAAAAAAACATACTGATTCTGTATATTCTAAAACTCCTCTAGAAGATATTTTGGTCGAAAAAGCTTCTATTTTACTCTGACATACTTCGTTTAGTTTTTTCTAGACTAAGTATATCTGATTTTTTAATGAGTGAAATCCCTGTCACGATTCCTAGTATCTCAATTAAAATAATTTTATCTGGATAATCTAATGATACTTTGTTTTTTATTTGATTTGCAATATTTGTAATTATTTCTTTACTTGAAATATCTGAATTTCTTTTCTCAATTAATATTCTATATGATTCATCATCCTCAATTTTGTTTGAAATGCTAGAAATACATTCTTGAATTTTTTCAAGATTTGTTTCGACGATTTTTTGAATTGGAATTACTCTTAAGCAGTATCTGATGCTCCAAGGCTCATCCAACAAGATCTCCTTCATTTTTCTAACTACTTCTATGGGATCCAATTTTGTTTGAATAGTAATAATTCCAGACATATTGCTAACAGAAATTTTAATGTCAGGATCCCCCAACTCGTCTAAAATATCTATTATTTCTTCCTCTGCTTCTCCTTCTAAATTTCTTGCACAGGTAACAATCAGATTCATCAAATCACAATATCCTCTTTTTTTAGTGCGCCTTCTCTGATGATGTGAATTTTTTCATTTTCTATTTCAATAATTGTTGATTCGCCTTTACTTGTAATTGTTCCTCCATCAACAAAAACATCATAGTTTTTGACATTTTTCATGCATTCTTGAGGATTTGTAAATGACGACTCCCCCGAAATATTTGCACTTGTACCGACTAGTAAATTACATTTGTTTAATAATTTTAAAGTGCATTCTGAATTTGGAATTCTCACTGCAATTTTATCTTCTAAATTCAATGATTTTTTTAAATTTTTATCTTTTAATTTTAAAATTAATGTAAGTGGTCCTGGCCAATATTTTTTAATAATTTTTTCAGTAAATTTGTCTATTATGCTAATTTGTTTTACTATCTGTATTGAACTTGCTAATACTGGTAGTGATTTTATTTTTTCCCTTGATTTAATTTCATAAATTTTTTTTACTGCATTTGTATCGTATGGATTGCAACCAATTCCATATACAGTATCTGTTGGAAATATTATGACTCCTCCATTTTCAATAATTTCTACTGCTTTTTTAATTCCCTTATCCTGACAATTTACTTTCATTATAACTAACATTCATTATTTCTTTAATTATTATTTTCTTTTTGTTATTGTAATTTGTATTAATTTAATAAAAGAAGAAATTAAATATTTAAACCAAAATTATCTGCAAAATTTGAAAATGAATGATATGCTTGAAGAAATTCTCTTCCTGATTGACTAATTTTATATCTGTTTGAACCCTGTGTATCAGCTTGTTCTAACAAACCTTGTGAAACTAATGTTTTTAAAATTCTAGAAATTCTAGAATGAGAAATATTTGCTTTTCTAATTAGATATGTTACTGTAGCTCCATTTTCATCTTGAAGGTCATCCCTAGTTGTTGACAATATGTCTCCAATTATTTTCATTTGTGTTCTATATTCTGCCATTTACTTGTATTTTTAGTTGATAAATCTGTATACGAAACAAATGATATTTTCGTATATACTAAAAAGATAAAAGAATTTGACAACTCTGGATTTTTGAGCCTATTTCAAATTTTATCCAAGTCATCATCAAATTTTATCCTCTTTAATGGAACCTTGCTTACTGGAATGAATAATGCAACTAATCCTCCTATTTTGATTGTCATTGATATTGAATATAATATTGATTCAGGAAATACAAAAGAATACCAGCCTAAAAATTCTCCAAATGCTAAAAGTCCTAATCCTAAGGCAACTGAAACCGCACCTTTATTTTTATTGTCTCTATATGACAATATTGTTTCAATTGCACCATACACCAATAAAATAAATGAAATTGATCTGAAAATATGTTCTAGTTGAACTGTTGACACCAAGAAAAATGGTAAAATTCCTATTGATCTAAAGTAATTTGATTTTGGAAAAAATGCTTTAATGCTGTGGGAAAATGCAATAAAAAAATATCCTACAGTTTGAATTACAATTCCTAATGTTTGAATTCCTCTATCTATACTTCCAGATTTAATTACATAATCTTCTAACATGTATCCTGACCAAATCACAAAAAATCCGATACTAATTGAAAAAAATGCAATTGTTAATCTAAATAATGTTGGACTGCCTGTATTTCGAAATCCCACAAAAGACATAATGCCGATTGCAAGGCCGACTAAAAATCCTACAAGATTTAATATATTTTCTAATAAAAATTCCAATGATGTTTAGTAATTTCTTAAAGTAATTATTTTAATCTGATGAATCATTTTACCATCTTGTTAATCCCATTCATCCAAGGATCCTGCTGTATGTCCTTCTGTGCTACCACCAGACGCATAATCTCCTAAAATATCTGAATATCTTGGTTGATTATGTGCTACAAATTTTACATACTCCCCGTAACTCATATCTAAATCACATGAACCACATTTGACAACTGAATAATCCATTGCCACTTCTGCATTTTCTTTACATTTTGGACACTTGATCTTCATGCTTTCTGATATTGTTCATTAATTATTATTACTTTACATCAAAAAAAGATA
This window of the Candidatus Nitrosomarinus catalina genome carries:
- a CDS encoding THUMP domain-containing protein — encoded protein: MNLIVTCARNLEGEAEEEIIDILDELGDPDIKISVSNMSGIITIQTKLDPIEVVRKMKEILLDEPWSIRYCLRVIPIQKIVETNLEKIQECISSISNKIEDDESYRILIEKRNSDISSKEIITNIANQIKNKVSLDYPDKIILIEILGIVTGISLIKKSDILSLEKTKRSMSE
- a CDS encoding winged helix-turn-helix domain-containing protein, translated to MAEYRTQMKIIGDILSTTRDDLQDENGATVTYLIRKANISHSRISRILKTLVSQGLLEQADTQGSNRYKISQSGREFLQAYHSFSNFADNFGLNI
- the cgi121 gene encoding KEOPS complex subunit Cgi121; this encodes MIAVKLVGGAKKSFNSEQFQIEKSDISVNELLEHLLKIKPNDTSELDIENILIAINGSDSSAMNGKDTIISDGDVVSIIPVIHGGSSKKLTFEIEKKQIHIIEICGQKKIDIQFLDDLREKYPKLKFQVISSNFVLNASHLKKILSISMNAEKNNILLSNKLETDILMRFASTLQISNAISSVGLKPSVNFILIVIGNKNHFNSVYSELSPLCVNLFLKNHSSFIKKHFNISKKHTDSVYSKTPLEDILVEKASILL
- a CDS encoding L-threonylcarbamoyladenylate synthase, translating into MKVNCQDKGIKKAVEIIENGGVIIFPTDTVYGIGCNPYDTNAVKKIYEIKSREKIKSLPVLASSIQIVKQISIIDKFTEKIIKKYWPGPLTLILKLKDKNLKKSLNLEDKIAVRIPNSECTLKLLNKCNLLVGTSANISGESSFTNPQECMKNVKNYDVFVDGGTITSKGESTIIEIENEKIHIIREGALKKEDIVI